The Saccharomonospora glauca K62 genome has a segment encoding these proteins:
- a CDS encoding ABC transporter permease, producing MGSRGDRRSRVVSAGVPRVLWVPAVVALALVVLPVVGLVVRIDLARLPELLGSAASGNALRLSLITAVTSTLLCVVLGVPLAVVLARSTARAVRFLRAVVLLPLVLPPVVGGLALLFLLGRNGLLGYVLDVVAGVRVPFTTSAVVIAQTFVAMPFLVVSLEGALRASGDRYERVAATLGARPWTVFRRVTVPLLLPSLGSGAVLCFARALGEFGATITFAGSLEGITRTLPVEIYHQAEADVDSAVALSLLLVVVAVVVIVVARPKALEGVRS from the coding sequence TTGGGCTCCCGCGGTGACCGGCGCTCCCGTGTCGTGTCCGCGGGGGTGCCGCGGGTGCTGTGGGTGCCCGCCGTGGTGGCGTTGGCGCTGGTCGTGCTGCCGGTCGTGGGACTGGTGGTGCGCATCGATCTCGCTCGGCTGCCCGAGCTGCTCGGCTCCGCGGCCTCCGGGAACGCGCTGCGCCTGTCGCTGATCACGGCGGTGACGTCCACGCTGCTGTGCGTCGTACTGGGCGTGCCGCTGGCCGTGGTGCTCGCCCGCTCGACGGCGCGCGCCGTGCGGTTCCTGCGCGCGGTGGTGTTGTTGCCCCTGGTGCTGCCGCCCGTGGTCGGCGGCCTCGCCCTGCTGTTCCTGCTGGGACGTAACGGGTTGCTCGGCTACGTGCTCGACGTGGTGGCCGGGGTGCGAGTGCCGTTCACGACGTCCGCCGTGGTGATCGCGCAGACCTTTGTGGCTATGCCGTTCCTCGTGGTGAGCCTGGAAGGTGCCCTGCGGGCGTCGGGGGACCGCTACGAGCGGGTGGCGGCCACGCTGGGCGCCCGGCCGTGGACCGTGTTCCGCCGGGTCACCGTGCCCCTGTTGCTGCCGTCCCTCGGCTCGGGGGCCGTGCTCTGCTTCGCCCGCGCGCTCGGCGAGTTCGGCGCCACGATCACGTTCGCGGGCAGCCTGGAGGGCATCACGCGGACGTTGCCCGTGGAGATCTACCACCAGGCGGAGGCCGACGTCGACAGCGCGGTGGCGTTGTCGTTGTTGCTGGTGGTGGTCGCGGTCGTGGTCATCGTGGTGGCGCGGCCGAAGGCGTTGGAGGGGGTGCGGTCGTGA
- the modA gene encoding molybdate ABC transporter substrate-binding protein — protein MRRGAVAVMAAVLLTTSATACGGGGERVLTVFAAASLTDVFTELEHRFERTHDGVDVRLNFAGSSRLAQQIAEGAPADVFASADTEPMARLAEDGLLEGPAVPFATNTLTIAVPPGNPANVTGLADLVAPDLTVVVCAPSVPCGAAAKQVQRLAGVTLRPASEEADVRSVLTKVEVGEADAGLVYVTDTAASERVEAVEFPEAAEVVNTYPVAVLADAGEPSLARRFVDLVLSEEGGRSLREAGFGLPR, from the coding sequence ATGAGGCGCGGGGCGGTGGCGGTGATGGCCGCGGTCCTCCTCACGACGTCGGCCACCGCGTGCGGAGGCGGGGGAGAGCGGGTGCTCACGGTGTTCGCGGCGGCGTCGCTGACGGACGTGTTCACCGAGCTGGAACACCGTTTCGAGCGGACCCACGACGGTGTCGACGTGCGGCTGAACTTCGCGGGCTCGTCCCGATTGGCCCAGCAGATCGCCGAGGGAGCCCCTGCGGACGTGTTCGCCTCGGCCGACACCGAGCCGATGGCTCGCCTGGCCGAGGACGGGCTGCTGGAGGGCCCCGCCGTCCCGTTCGCCACGAACACCCTCACCATCGCGGTGCCGCCCGGCAATCCCGCGAACGTCACGGGGCTCGCCGATCTCGTCGCCCCCGACCTCACCGTCGTGGTGTGCGCGCCCTCCGTGCCGTGCGGAGCGGCGGCGAAGCAGGTGCAACGGCTCGCCGGGGTGACGTTGCGGCCCGCCAGCGAGGAGGCCGATGTGCGGTCGGTGCTGACGAAGGTGGAGGTCGGCGAGGCCGACGCCGGACTGGTGTACGTCACCGACACCGCCGCGTCGGAGCGCGTCGAGGCGGTGGAGTTCCCCGAGGCGGCCGAGGTGGTCAACACCTACCCCGTCGCGGTGCTCGCCGACGCGGGTGAGCCGTCCCTGGCGCGGCGGTTCGTCGACCTCGTGCTCTCCGAGGAGGGCGGTCGATCGTTGCGGGAGGCCGGGTTTGGGCTCCCGCGGTGA
- a CDS encoding TOBE domain-containing protein, giving the protein MPQFRIAEAARLLGVSDDTVRRWVKAGLLTEYVDAAGRKVLDGAELAAFARRNADSSPDPTGVARSARNRFVGLVTDVTTDAVMAKVELQCGPNRIVSLMSSEAVAELGLRPGVMAVAVVKATQVIVETPAVPSAWGTAG; this is encoded by the coding sequence GTGCCGCAATTTCGGATCGCGGAGGCCGCTCGGCTGTTGGGGGTCAGTGACGACACCGTGCGTCGCTGGGTCAAGGCCGGGCTGCTGACCGAGTACGTCGACGCCGCGGGTCGCAAGGTTCTCGACGGCGCGGAACTCGCCGCGTTCGCCCGGAGGAACGCCGACTCCTCACCGGACCCCACCGGGGTGGCGCGGTCGGCGAGGAACCGTTTCGTCGGGCTCGTCACCGACGTGACCACCGACGCGGTGATGGCCAAGGTGGAACTCCAGTGCGGGCCGAACCGGATCGTCTCCCTGATGAGTTCCGAGGCCGTGGCCGAGCTCGGGTTGCGGCCGGGGGTGATGGCCGTCGCCGTGGTCAAGGCGACTCAGGTGATCGTCGAGACCCCGGCCGTGCCCTCCGCGTGGGGGACGGCCGGATGA
- the moaA gene encoding GTP 3',8-cyclase MoaA → MVTGVDLGIPRVPASRTAPDRPRPNDPALIDSFGRVATDLRVSVTDRCNLRCTYCMPAEGLDWMPNEKILTDDELVRLVDIAVRLLGVTDVRLTGGEPLLRPHLEDLVARMAALRPRPRLAMTTNGIGFAKRAQAFAEAGLDRVNISLDTINRETFARLARRDRLRHVLDALAAARDAGLEPVKINAVLMRGINDHEAVDLLRFALDGGYHLRFIEQMPLDAQHGWSRAGMITADEIVELLSTEFTLTPSPTERGGAPAERWLVNGGPAEVGIIPSVTRPFCAACERTRLTADGAVRSCLFSTTETDLRGLLREGADDERIADAWREAMWGKLAGHEINEAGFAQPIRPMSAIGG, encoded by the coding sequence ATGGTGACGGGAGTGGATCTCGGCATCCCCAGGGTGCCCGCCTCACGCACGGCCCCCGACCGGCCGCGCCCGAACGACCCTGCACTGATCGACAGCTTCGGCAGGGTCGCCACCGACCTGCGCGTGTCCGTCACCGACAGGTGCAACCTCCGTTGCACGTACTGTATGCCCGCCGAGGGGCTCGACTGGATGCCGAACGAGAAGATCCTCACCGACGACGAACTCGTCCGGCTGGTCGACATCGCCGTGCGGCTCCTCGGTGTCACCGACGTCCGGCTCACCGGCGGGGAACCGCTCCTGCGGCCTCACCTCGAAGACCTCGTCGCCAGGATGGCCGCGCTGCGCCCCCGCCCCCGGCTCGCGATGACCACCAACGGAATCGGCTTCGCCAAACGCGCTCAGGCGTTCGCGGAGGCGGGTCTCGACCGCGTCAACATCTCCCTCGACACCATCAACCGCGAGACCTTCGCCCGGCTGGCGCGCCGGGACCGGCTCCGTCATGTGCTCGACGCCCTCGCCGCCGCCCGTGACGCGGGCCTCGAACCCGTCAAGATCAACGCGGTGCTCATGCGCGGCATCAACGACCACGAGGCCGTCGACCTGCTGCGTTTCGCCTTGGACGGCGGCTATCACCTGCGCTTCATCGAGCAGATGCCGCTCGACGCCCAGCACGGCTGGAGCCGAGCCGGCATGATCACCGCCGACGAGATCGTCGAGCTGTTGAGCACCGAGTTCACCCTCACGCCCAGCCCCACGGAACGAGGCGGTGCCCCCGCCGAACGGTGGCTGGTGAACGGCGGCCCGGCGGAGGTCGGCATCATCCCGTCGGTCACCCGCCCGTTCTGCGCGGCGTGCGAGCGGACCCGGCTGACCGCGGACGGCGCCGTGCGCTCGTGCTTGTTCAGCACCACGGAGACGGACCTGCGCGGCCTGCTCCGCGAGGGCGCCGACGACGAACGGATCGCCGATGCGTGGCGCGAGGCGATGTGGGGCAAACTCGCGGGGCACGAGATCAACGAGGCAGGTTTCGCGCAGCCGATCCGGCCCATGAGCGCGATCGGCGGGTGA
- a CDS encoding MoaD/ThiS family protein, with translation MNTADTGDVIETSQPADRHTLTVRVRYFASARAAVGVDSELVQLPPSASVADAVEHLRTTHPERLPRILDAASFLLDGVAIRDLDRPLPDGAELDVLPPFAGG, from the coding sequence ATGAACACAGCAGACACCGGCGACGTGATCGAGACCTCTCAGCCGGCCGACCGGCACACGCTGACGGTGCGGGTCCGGTACTTCGCCTCGGCACGCGCGGCTGTGGGTGTGGACAGCGAATTGGTCCAGCTACCACCCTCGGCGTCCGTGGCCGACGCCGTCGAACACCTGCGGACGACGCATCCCGAACGCCTCCCGCGCATCCTGGACGCCGCGAGCTTCTTGCTCGACGGCGTCGCCATACGTGATCTCGACCGCCCCTTGCCCGACGGCGCGGAGCTCGACGTCCTTCCTCCTTTCGCGGGAGGCTGA
- a CDS encoding LysM peptidoglycan-binding domain-containing protein, with protein MAYRGKHRKPSTASRNLARVAVAGIAVGAPLTIAASPAQADSVNWDAIAECESGGDWSINTGNGYYGGLQFSLSTWQAYGGTGMPHEASREQQIAIAERVLEGQGIGAWPVCGSRGYSGASYEGTNTEGAAPSSDNGSSAGQTTQDSSDSAPAATPEPSAAPTTPTGIAKSNPDGDYIVKKGDTLSEIAQEKNIEGGYQKLVELNDGYISNPDYIVVGQKIATK; from the coding sequence ATGGCTTATCGAGGCAAACACCGCAAACCCTCCACCGCGTCCCGCAATCTCGCCCGCGTCGCCGTCGCCGGCATCGCCGTCGGCGCACCGCTGACGATCGCGGCGAGCCCCGCCCAGGCGGATAGCGTGAACTGGGATGCCATCGCCGAGTGCGAAAGCGGTGGCGACTGGAGCATCAACACCGGAAACGGCTACTACGGCGGTCTTCAGTTCAGCCTCAGCACCTGGCAGGCGTACGGCGGCACGGGTATGCCGCACGAGGCGTCCCGTGAGCAGCAGATCGCCATCGCGGAGCGAGTCCTGGAGGGCCAGGGCATCGGCGCGTGGCCGGTGTGCGGCTCCAGGGGCTACTCCGGCGCCAGCTACGAGGGCACCAACACCGAAGGCGCCGCCCCGAGCAGCGACAACGGCAGCTCGGCCGGCCAGACCACGCAGGACAGCAGCGACTCCGCCCCCGCCGCGACGCCCGAGCCGTCGGCCGCGCCGACCACCCCGACCGGCATCGCGAAGTCGAACCCCGACGGCGACTACATCGTCAAGAAGGGCGACACCCTCAGCGAGATCGCGCAGGAGAAGAACATCGAGGGTGGGTACCAGAAGCTCGTCGAGCTGAACGACGGCTACATCTCCAACCCCGACTACATCGTGGTGGGCCAGAAGATCGCCACCAAGTGA
- a CDS encoding polymorphic toxin type 44 domain-containing protein: MLSYESVYNAPVDKLDAAVEAWTEQITKLKTLSEDMDESVVRATRNSGWSGPAAETAISFIDETAKEFTDAIAEATGIRDILREACDAIRRARDRLREIAEVEAPKLGLKVSPTGEVEADSWIPGSDWWNEEEIERISKEIERARVAATEADDSAAAALARNVNEEHDFNAPTYTSLADAEAKISEGRFSDAEKFMFEEMMRNVRGEDIKNMRENTENWYSTPEALLDFFNKVKADSDWDHKPILEDKFGLETANEYMFKIPGDPKGRSLSYDAWSNIHYGYVGMAAGIDEDLLMQAGSLNFGPFGRDDPGDQITMRAGIELYKKYGENLTQEQFHQEIMKMVDEMEAKGVDQVKPWKPTRGATS; the protein is encoded by the coding sequence GTGCTGTCCTACGAATCCGTGTACAACGCTCCGGTGGACAAGCTCGATGCCGCGGTCGAGGCGTGGACGGAGCAGATAACCAAACTCAAGACGCTGTCCGAGGACATGGACGAGTCGGTGGTCAGGGCCACGCGGAACAGCGGGTGGAGCGGGCCCGCTGCGGAGACCGCGATCTCGTTCATCGACGAGACGGCGAAGGAATTCACCGACGCCATCGCCGAGGCCACCGGAATTCGCGACATTCTCCGGGAGGCGTGCGACGCGATTCGCAGGGCACGCGATCGGCTGCGCGAGATCGCGGAGGTGGAAGCTCCCAAGCTCGGCCTGAAAGTGAGTCCCACGGGGGAGGTCGAGGCGGACAGCTGGATTCCCGGCTCGGACTGGTGGAACGAAGAGGAGATCGAAAGGATCTCCAAGGAGATCGAGCGGGCCAGGGTCGCCGCCACCGAGGCGGACGACAGCGCGGCCGCCGCGCTCGCCCGGAACGTCAACGAGGAGCACGATTTCAACGCGCCCACCTACACCTCGCTCGCCGACGCCGAGGCCAAGATCAGCGAAGGCCGCTTCTCGGACGCCGAGAAGTTCATGTTCGAGGAGATGATGAGGAACGTCCGCGGCGAGGACATCAAGAACATGCGGGAGAACACCGAGAACTGGTACAGCACTCCCGAGGCGCTGCTCGACTTCTTCAACAAGGTCAAGGCCGACTCGGATTGGGACCACAAACCGATCCTGGAGGACAAGTTCGGTCTGGAGACCGCCAACGAATACATGTTCAAGATTCCCGGCGATCCCAAGGGGCGGAGTCTGAGTTACGACGCCTGGTCCAACATCCACTACGGCTATGTCGGAATGGCGGCCGGAATCGACGAGGATCTGCTCATGCAGGCCGGGTCGCTGAATTTCGGTCCGTTCGGTCGGGACGATCCCGGCGATCAGATCACCATGCGAGCGGGCATCGAGCTCTACAAGAAGTACGGTGAGAATTTGACGCAGGAACAGTTCCACCAGGAAATCATGAAGATGGTGGACGAGATGGAGGCCAAGGGCGTCGATCAGGTCAAGCCCTGGAAACCGACGCGGGGCGCCACGTCCTGA
- a CDS encoding molybdenum cofactor biosynthesis protein MoaE: protein MNRTARVIVASNRAAAGVYPDRTGPLIKEWLEKRSFDVPEPLVVEDGEPVAEALRACLAEDVDLVVTTGGTGISPTDRTPEATAEVLDFELPGLADAIRAAGRDTVPTAMLSRGLAGVAGRTLVVNLPGSKGGVNDGLGVLAEVLEHALDQIAGGDHHQPVAHVLDQPEAASDPVTADPNGDGGQARVALAHVTEEELSVEEHARLVADAGAGAVVTFGGVVRDHDNGRTVTSLHYEGHPTAGDVLARVVADVVAHRSGVRAVAVSHRLGTLEIGDVALACAVAADHRAEAFATCSDLVDEVKARLPVWKHQWFDDGTDEWVNSP from the coding sequence ATGAACCGCACGGCACGGGTGATCGTGGCGTCCAACCGGGCGGCCGCGGGGGTCTACCCCGACCGCACGGGCCCCCTCATTAAAGAGTGGCTCGAAAAGCGTTCGTTCGACGTGCCGGAGCCGCTGGTGGTGGAGGACGGGGAACCCGTCGCGGAGGCACTTCGCGCGTGTCTTGCCGAGGACGTGGACCTGGTCGTCACCACGGGAGGCACCGGGATCTCGCCCACCGACCGGACGCCGGAGGCCACGGCGGAAGTCCTCGACTTCGAGCTTCCCGGTCTCGCCGACGCCATCCGCGCGGCGGGACGGGACACCGTTCCCACGGCGATGCTGTCCCGAGGGCTCGCGGGGGTCGCGGGCCGCACGCTCGTGGTGAACCTGCCCGGTTCCAAGGGCGGGGTGAACGACGGGCTGGGTGTGCTCGCCGAGGTGCTGGAGCACGCGCTGGACCAGATCGCCGGTGGGGACCACCACCAGCCGGTGGCCCACGTGCTGGACCAGCCGGAGGCCGCGTCCGACCCGGTCACCGCCGACCCGAACGGCGACGGCGGTCAGGCCAGGGTCGCCCTCGCTCACGTCACCGAGGAGGAACTCTCGGTCGAGGAGCACGCGCGCCTGGTGGCCGACGCCGGAGCGGGTGCCGTGGTGACCTTCGGCGGCGTGGTACGCGACCACGACAACGGACGCACCGTGACGTCCCTGCACTACGAGGGCCACCCCACGGCGGGGGACGTGTTGGCGCGGGTCGTGGCGGACGTCGTGGCGCACCGAAGCGGGGTGCGGGCCGTGGCGGTGAGCCACCGACTCGGCACGTTGGAGATCGGCGACGTCGCGCTCGCTTGCGCGGTGGCTGCCGATCACCGTGCGGAGGCGTTCGCCACCTGCTCCGACCTCGTCGACGAGGTGAAGGCACGGCTTCCGGTGTGGAAGCACCAGTGGTTCGACGACGGCACCGACGAGTGGGTCAACTCGCCCTGA
- a CDS encoding NAD-dependent malic enzyme, translating to MPVPGPGYSITVRLEAPPSASTAGDLTTAVGRVGGVLTAFDIVESHPDAIVVDITANVSSADHADDITKALDSLAGVHVRKVSDRTFLMHLGGKLQITPKIALRNRDDLSRAYTPGVARVCQAIAANPDDARRLTIKRNTVAVVTDGSAVLGLGNIGPAAALPVMEGKAALFKKFADVDAWPVCLDTQDTEEIIRTVKALAPVYAGINLEDIAAPRCFEIESRLREQLDIPVFHDDQHGTAIVVVAALRNALRVVNKSIEQCRIVISGVGAAGSAIIRLLLRKAPADIVAVDIDGIVHPQRPGLDDNLRWIAEHTNAKRMTGSLHDALVGADVFIGVSAPNLFGAEQVATMADDPIVFALANPDPEIDPLEAQRHAAVVATGRSDYPNQINNVLAFPGVFRGLLDAQAHKIDDDMLLAAADAIADVVDDRLNASYIVPSVFDTAVAPAVAEAVKAAARKDEVVSES from the coding sequence ATGCCCGTTCCCGGTCCCGGTTACTCGATCACCGTGCGACTGGAGGCCCCGCCGTCGGCGAGCACGGCCGGCGACCTCACCACGGCCGTCGGCCGGGTGGGTGGCGTTCTGACGGCCTTCGACATCGTCGAGTCGCACCCGGACGCCATCGTCGTCGACATCACGGCCAACGTCTCGTCGGCCGACCACGCCGATGACATCACCAAGGCCCTCGATTCACTGGCCGGTGTGCACGTGCGGAAGGTGTCCGACCGCACGTTCCTCATGCACCTCGGTGGCAAGCTCCAGATCACCCCGAAGATCGCTCTCCGCAACCGCGACGACCTCTCCCGTGCCTACACGCCGGGTGTCGCCCGTGTCTGCCAGGCCATCGCCGCCAACCCCGACGACGCGCGCAGGCTGACCATCAAGCGCAACACGGTGGCCGTGGTCACCGACGGCTCGGCCGTGCTGGGGCTCGGCAACATCGGGCCGGCGGCGGCCCTGCCCGTGATGGAGGGCAAGGCGGCGCTGTTCAAGAAGTTCGCCGACGTCGACGCGTGGCCGGTGTGTCTGGACACCCAGGACACCGAAGAGATCATCAGGACGGTCAAGGCCCTCGCCCCGGTGTACGCGGGCATCAACCTGGAGGACATCGCCGCGCCGCGGTGCTTCGAGATCGAGAGTCGGCTGAGGGAACAGCTCGACATCCCCGTCTTCCACGACGACCAGCACGGCACCGCCATCGTCGTGGTGGCCGCGCTGCGGAACGCGCTGCGCGTGGTGAATAAGTCCATCGAGCAGTGCCGCATCGTGATCAGCGGTGTCGGCGCGGCCGGGTCGGCCATCATTCGCCTGCTGCTGCGTAAGGCTCCCGCCGACATCGTCGCGGTGGACATCGACGGCATCGTGCACCCGCAGCGCCCCGGCCTCGACGACAACCTGCGTTGGATCGCGGAGCACACGAACGCGAAGCGGATGACCGGGTCGCTGCACGACGCGCTGGTGGGGGCCGACGTGTTCATCGGCGTCTCCGCGCCCAACCTCTTCGGCGCCGAGCAGGTGGCCACGATGGCCGACGACCCGATCGTCTTCGCGCTCGCCAACCCGGACCCGGAGATCGACCCGCTGGAGGCGCAGCGGCACGCCGCCGTTGTGGCCACGGGACGCAGCGACTATCCGAACCAGATCAACAACGTGTTGGCGTTCCCCGGCGTGTTCCGCGGGCTGCTCGACGCCCAGGCCCACAAGATCGACGACGACATGCTGTTGGCCGCTGCCGACGCGATCGCCGACGTCGTGGACGACCGGCTGAACGCCTCCTACATCGTGCCCAGTGTGTTCGACACCGCCGTGGCTCCGGCGGTGGCCGAGGCGGTCAAGGCCGCGGCGAGGAAGGACGAAGTAGTCTCGGAGTCGTGA
- a CDS encoding helicase-associated domain-containing protein — protein MPALSLAEWLRSLPDDALADLLRARRDLATPPPANSDVLATRAATPGSVARACENLDNATLAVFETLLVLGADETPVDSARLGELLAVVPPHALDRLRSLALAWGPDDAVSVHAAARDVFGPFPAGLGASSAELAELGPRELEERLAAVGEDERALLTTLSSGPPIGRTRDAAADVPLDSATTPVQKLLARGLLVRRDSQTVELPRQVGLALRDGVAFDEAALTEPELPVATHEQSEVDFAAAGEALEFLRHTETLLRAWSDQPPPVLKSGGLGIRELRRLARDLDLDERRATLLVELVVGAGLVANDEEASPEWVPTTLTDSWLSMPSSGRWLVLAQAWLDLPRMPGLAGSRDARDKTVTPLSEDLRRPLAPVMRRRVLDTLAELSAGTGVTAVDDLVALLAWRAPRKGGRTRDAVVRDTMAEATALGVVALGALTTAGGALLAGDQHGAAAAMADALPKPVDHVLVQADLTVVAPGPLEPDLARQIEAVADVESAGHATMYRVSEASVRRALDSGRTADELHELFRTRSRTPVPQSLSYLIDDVARRHGRLRGGVAAAFLRCDDEVLLSEVLSTQAATELELRRIAPTVVVSPYPLAEVLEALRAAGFAPAAEGPDGRVVDLRPSGRRIPARSRQTRRTEPTRTGPIPEEQLTAVVAHVRAGDKAARSRKGSVVRLPAGGGADTSATMSLLSRAAHEQREVWIGIVDSHGIATQRVLTPVRVGAGMLETATGERYPLHRITSAALVED, from the coding sequence ATGCCCGCTCTTTCGCTCGCGGAGTGGCTGCGTTCCCTGCCCGACGACGCCCTCGCCGATCTCTTGCGCGCACGGCGCGATCTGGCTACTCCTCCGCCCGCGAACTCCGACGTCCTCGCCACCCGTGCCGCCACGCCCGGCTCGGTCGCCAGAGCCTGCGAGAACCTCGACAACGCGACGCTCGCCGTGTTCGAGACCCTGCTCGTGCTCGGGGCGGACGAGACCCCCGTGGACAGCGCCCGCCTCGGTGAGTTGCTCGCCGTCGTCCCCCCGCATGCGCTCGACCGGCTGCGGTCGCTGGCGCTCGCGTGGGGCCCCGACGACGCCGTCTCCGTGCACGCCGCCGCACGCGACGTGTTCGGCCCGTTCCCGGCGGGGCTGGGCGCCTCGTCGGCCGAACTCGCAGAACTCGGGCCGCGGGAGCTGGAGGAGCGACTCGCCGCCGTCGGGGAGGACGAGCGAGCCCTGTTGACCACGTTGTCCTCCGGACCTCCGATCGGACGCACTCGCGACGCCGCCGCGGACGTGCCGTTGGACTCGGCCACCACGCCGGTACAGAAGCTGCTGGCCCGAGGTCTGCTCGTGCGCCGGGACTCCCAGACCGTGGAGCTTCCCCGGCAGGTCGGCCTGGCGCTTCGCGACGGCGTCGCCTTCGACGAGGCCGCGTTGACCGAACCGGAACTGCCCGTGGCGACACACGAACAGTCCGAAGTAGACTTCGCGGCCGCCGGGGAGGCCCTGGAGTTCCTCCGGCACACCGAAACGCTGCTGCGGGCGTGGTCCGATCAGCCGCCGCCCGTGTTGAAGTCGGGCGGCCTCGGGATACGGGAGCTACGGCGGCTCGCCCGCGACCTCGACCTCGACGAGCGGCGCGCCACCCTGCTGGTGGAACTCGTCGTCGGGGCGGGCCTGGTCGCCAACGACGAGGAGGCCTCGCCGGAGTGGGTTCCCACCACGCTGACCGACTCGTGGTTGTCGATGCCGTCCTCGGGGCGCTGGCTGGTGCTCGCACAGGCGTGGTTGGACCTGCCTCGCATGCCGGGGCTCGCGGGCAGCCGGGACGCCCGCGACAAGACCGTGACCCCGCTGTCGGAGGATCTGCGCAGGCCACTCGCGCCCGTGATGCGGCGACGCGTGCTGGACACGCTCGCCGAGCTTTCCGCCGGAACCGGGGTGACGGCCGTCGACGACCTCGTCGCGCTGCTGGCCTGGAGAGCACCTCGCAAGGGCGGGCGGACCCGCGACGCGGTCGTACGCGACACGATGGCCGAGGCCACCGCGCTCGGCGTCGTCGCCCTGGGCGCGCTCACCACGGCCGGTGGCGCCCTCCTCGCCGGGGACCAGCACGGCGCGGCGGCGGCCATGGCCGACGCGTTGCCGAAACCGGTGGATCACGTTCTCGTGCAGGCCGATCTCACCGTCGTCGCCCCCGGACCTTTGGAGCCCGACCTCGCCCGCCAGATCGAGGCGGTCGCCGACGTCGAATCGGCCGGACACGCCACGATGTACCGCGTCAGCGAGGCCTCGGTACGCCGGGCGCTGGACAGCGGGCGGACCGCCGACGAACTGCACGAGCTCTTCCGCACCCGGTCGCGGACGCCGGTTCCGCAGTCGTTGTCGTACCTCATCGACGACGTCGCGCGCAGGCACGGCAGACTGCGCGGCGGTGTCGCGGCGGCGTTCCTGCGCTGTGACGACGAGGTGCTGCTGTCCGAGGTGCTGAGCACTCAGGCGGCCACCGAGCTGGAACTGCGCCGGATCGCTCCCACGGTGGTGGTCAGCCCGTATCCGTTGGCCGAGGTCCTGGAGGCCCTGCGCGCCGCCGGGTTCGCCCCCGCCGCCGAGGGACCGGACGGACGCGTGGTCGACCTCCGGCCAAGTGGGAGACGGATCCCCGCCCGTAGCCGTCAGACCCGGCGTACCGAGCCGACCCGCACCGGCCCCATCCCGGAGGAACAACTCACCGCCGTGGTGGCCCACGTACGAGCCGGTGACAAGGCGGCCCGCAGCCGTAAGGGTTCCGTGGTGCGGCTGCCCGCGGGTGGCGGGGCCGACACCTCGGCCACCATGTCGTTGTTGTCACGGGCCGCCCACGAGCAACGCGAGGTGTGGATCGGAATCGTGGACTCCCACGGCATCGCCACCCAACGAGTCCTCACCCCGGTGCGGGTGGGGGCCGGGATGTTGGAGACGGCCACCGGCGAGCGCTATCCCCTGCACCGCATCACGTCGGCCGCGCTCGTGGAGGACTGA
- a CDS encoding DUF742 domain-containing protein: protein MGSGVDEWEALNKPTDREGFDHPSKFDLSSVSGVTQLTKRVRQQSGQGGAAGFAGNARRSAGVPSRPRTAPAPPHFTHRSLVRPYARTGGRTKPAKELALEALVMTTESGRRYEGVVSPEQRFICDLCVDVHSVAEIAAFARLPLGVVKVLVDDLSEARAVEIQRPGFVLADRDSHDFMERILNGLRSL, encoded by the coding sequence GTGGGTAGCGGCGTGGACGAGTGGGAGGCTCTGAACAAGCCCACCGACAGAGAGGGGTTCGACCACCCCAGCAAGTTCGACCTGAGCAGCGTCTCCGGCGTCACGCAGCTCACCAAACGGGTGCGGCAGCAGTCCGGTCAGGGTGGGGCCGCAGGTTTCGCGGGGAACGCCCGCCGGTCGGCGGGCGTTCCGTCGCGTCCTCGGACGGCGCCCGCCCCGCCGCACTTCACCCACCGTTCGCTGGTGCGCCCCTACGCGCGCACCGGTGGTCGCACCAAACCCGCCAAGGAACTCGCGCTGGAAGCGCTGGTGATGACCACCGAGAGCGGCAGGCGTTACGAGGGCGTGGTCTCGCCGGAGCAGCGGTTCATCTGCGACCTGTGCGTGGACGTGCACTCGGTGGCCGAGATCGCGGCGTTCGCCCGCCTTCCCCTCGGCGTGGTGAAGGTGTTGGTGGACGACTTGTCCGAGGCGCGGGCGGTGGAGATCCAGCGTCCGGGCTTCGTCCTGGCCGACCGGGACTCCCACGACTTCATGGAGCGCATCCTGAACGGCCTGCGCTCCCTGTGA